A genome region from Novosphingobium sp. G106 includes the following:
- a CDS encoding zinc-dependent alcohol dehydrogenase family protein, with the protein MEQMLAMQIDAPGRDLRAVTRPVPCPRDGEVLVRVSACGVCRTDLHVFDGEVRARYPIIPGHEIVGHVAAVGGDVEGFETGQRVGIPWLGHTCGRCLYCRSARENLCDNAEFTGATRDGGYATHVLADPRYCFSIPDRLSDVEAAPLLCAGLIGWRALRLAGKGKRLGFFGFGAAAHILTQVARWQNRQVYAFTRAGDAAGQSFALSLGCAWAGSSNEKAPAELDAAIIFAPVGDLVPIALRSVAKGGRVVCAGIHMSDIPAFAYSDLWEERQILSVANLTREDGLSFFEAVEKTNIRTVTTPYPLREANRALADLRAGGITGAAVLVM; encoded by the coding sequence ATGGAGCAGATGTTGGCCATGCAAATCGATGCGCCAGGCCGGGATCTGCGCGCCGTAACGCGCCCGGTTCCCTGCCCCCGCGACGGCGAGGTGCTCGTCAGAGTTTCAGCCTGCGGCGTTTGCCGGACCGATCTTCATGTGTTCGATGGTGAAGTCCGTGCCAGATATCCGATCATCCCCGGCCACGAGATAGTGGGGCACGTCGCCGCCGTCGGCGGCGACGTCGAAGGCTTCGAAACCGGTCAGCGCGTCGGCATACCCTGGCTCGGGCACACATGCGGCCGATGCCTCTATTGCCGGTCGGCTCGAGAAAATCTCTGCGACAACGCCGAATTCACCGGAGCGACGCGCGACGGCGGCTATGCCACGCATGTGCTGGCGGACCCGCGCTATTGTTTCTCCATTCCCGATCGCCTGTCCGACGTCGAGGCGGCACCCCTGCTGTGCGCCGGCCTGATCGGCTGGCGGGCCTTGCGCCTCGCTGGCAAGGGCAAGCGTTTGGGTTTCTTCGGCTTTGGCGCTGCTGCTCATATCCTGACCCAGGTTGCGCGTTGGCAGAACAGGCAGGTCTATGCCTTCACGCGCGCTGGCGATGCGGCCGGCCAGTCCTTCGCGCTTTCGCTGGGCTGTGCCTGGGCGGGATCCTCCAACGAGAAGGCACCGGCCGAACTCGACGCCGCGATCATCTTCGCCCCGGTGGGAGACCTCGTTCCGATAGCTCTGCGGTCGGTGGCGAAGGGCGGCAGGGTCGTTTGCGCGGGCATTCACATGAGCGACATTCCCGCCTTCGCCTACAGCGATCTTTGGGAAGAGCGGCAGATCCTGTCGGTTGCAAACCTAACCCGCGAGGACGGCCTATCGTTCTTCGAGGCGGTCGAGAAAACGAACATCCGTACGGTGACGACGCCTTATCCGCTGCGGGAAGCGAACAGGGCGCTTGCGGATCTCAGGGCCGGCGGGATCACGGGAGCAGCCGTCCTCGTCATGTAA
- the rpoH gene encoding RNA polymerase sigma factor RpoH has protein sequence MTNASVRSTLPMLASDEGLNRYLAEIKKFPFLSAEKEYMLAKRYRDYDDREAAAELVTSHLRLVAKIAMRYRGYGLPISDLIAEGNVGLMHGVKLFDPDRGFRLATYAMWWIKASVQEFVLRSWSLVKLGTTRSQKKLFYNLRRLKKQLGAYADTDLRPDQVQRVASELGVREDEVVSMDRRMIMGGDASLNVTMGDEGQGEWLDILADDRPLQDIALADAEELAMRSDFLRKAMNRLTDRERHIFTERRLAEQPKTLEELSEVYHVSRERIRQIEVKAFTKVQKAIREMAQAQTVFAA, from the coding sequence ATGACGAATGCTTCAGTCCGCAGCACCCTGCCGATGCTCGCGAGCGACGAGGGCCTCAATCGCTACCTGGCCGAAATCAAGAAATTTCCCTTTCTGTCGGCAGAGAAGGAATACATGCTGGCGAAGCGATATCGCGACTATGACGACAGAGAGGCCGCGGCAGAGCTTGTCACAAGTCATCTCAGGCTCGTGGCCAAGATCGCCATGCGCTATCGCGGTTATGGCTTGCCGATTTCCGACCTCATAGCCGAAGGCAACGTTGGCCTGATGCACGGCGTGAAGCTTTTCGATCCGGATCGAGGCTTTCGTCTCGCGACCTATGCGATGTGGTGGATCAAGGCCTCGGTCCAGGAATTCGTCCTTCGTAGCTGGAGCTTGGTCAAGCTCGGCACCACCCGCAGCCAGAAGAAACTCTTCTACAATCTTCGCCGCCTGAAGAAGCAGCTCGGAGCTTACGCGGATACGGACCTTCGTCCCGACCAGGTTCAACGCGTAGCGAGCGAGCTCGGAGTCCGGGAGGACGAAGTCGTCAGTATGGACCGGCGAATGATCATGGGCGGCGATGCATCGCTCAACGTGACCATGGGTGACGAGGGGCAAGGCGAATGGTTGGATATTCTCGCCGACGACCGCCCGCTTCAGGACATTGCCCTGGCCGATGCCGAGGAGCTTGCGATGCGATCCGATTTCCTGCGCAAGGCCATGAACCGGCTGACCGACCGCGAGCGCCATATCTTCACCGAGCGGCGCCTCGCAGAACAACCAAAGACGCTTGAGGAGCTCAGCGAGGTGTACCACGTCAGCCGAGAGCGCATCCGCCAGATCGAGGTGAAGGCCTTCACGAAGGTGCAGAAGGCTATCCGCGAAATGGCCCAGGCGCAGACCGTGTTCGCCGCCTGA
- a CDS encoding NUDIX domain-containing protein, which produces MAGGKCETGVAGGANRANGRLSAWRSPDILVDLREASMARHSAGILLYRGAKDGVEVLLVHPGGPFWRGRDRGAWQIPKGLVRAGEEPLAAACRETEEELGIRIDGIPVPLATIRQKGGKVVEAFALHQDVDVKALHSNSFEIEWPPGSGTMAAFPEIDAARWMSLGEAGHCILASQDPLLGALAELLEPGPR; this is translated from the coding sequence ATGGCGGGCGGCAAGTGCGAGACCGGGGTTGCAGGCGGAGCCAATCGGGCGAACGGCCGCTTATCCGCCTGGCGATCCCCGGATATCCTTGTCGATCTTCGTGAGGCGTCGATGGCTCGGCACAGTGCAGGCATCCTTTTGTATCGCGGCGCCAAGGACGGGGTCGAGGTCTTGCTTGTTCACCCCGGCGGCCCGTTTTGGCGCGGACGCGACCGCGGGGCCTGGCAGATCCCCAAAGGACTGGTCCGGGCCGGAGAAGAGCCGCTCGCCGCAGCCTGCCGCGAAACCGAAGAAGAGCTAGGCATAAGGATCGACGGTATACCGGTCCCGCTCGCGACGATCAGGCAGAAGGGAGGGAAGGTCGTCGAGGCCTTCGCGCTCCATCAGGACGTCGACGTCAAAGCGCTCCATAGCAACAGCTTCGAGATCGAATGGCCCCCGGGCAGCGGCACGATGGCCGCGTTTCCCGAAATCGACGCGGCGCGTTGGATGTCGCTCGGCGAGGCCGGCCACTGCATCCTTGCCAGTCAAGATCCGCTGCTGGGCGCCCTGGCGGAGTTGCTTGAACCCGGGCCTCGCTGA
- a CDS encoding BON domain-containing protein, whose protein sequence is MKSDSQLQHDVMSELEWEPSVDHEDIGVSVTDGVVTLNGFVKNYAEKQGAERAARRVSRVKAIAQEIKVRFASAPKTADHEIARRILDVFTWSVLVPDDMMAVKVENGWVTLTGTVDWHFQTQEAEKVAGRINGVLGIINRLAVRHRPTASDIRKRIEDAFDRQADLDAAGVTIALDGNKVKLGGRVKAWHERQVAERAAWAAPGVTHVEDHIVVA, encoded by the coding sequence ATGAAAAGCGACAGTCAACTGCAGCACGACGTGATGTCCGAACTCGAATGGGAACCGAGCGTCGACCACGAAGACATCGGCGTTTCGGTGACCGACGGCGTTGTCACGCTCAACGGCTTCGTGAAGAACTATGCCGAAAAGCAGGGCGCCGAAAGAGCCGCGCGCCGGGTATCCCGCGTCAAGGCGATCGCGCAGGAAATCAAGGTGCGTTTCGCTTCCGCGCCGAAGACCGCCGATCACGAGATCGCGAGACGCATCCTCGATGTCTTCACCTGGAGCGTCCTCGTTCCGGACGACATGATGGCGGTGAAGGTCGAAAACGGCTGGGTTACGCTCACCGGCACGGTCGACTGGCACTTTCAGACCCAGGAGGCCGAGAAAGTCGCTGGCAGGATCAACGGCGTGCTCGGGATCATCAACCGGTTGGCAGTGCGCCATCGCCCGACGGCCAGCGATATCCGCAAGAGGATCGAAGACGCCTTCGATCGCCAGGCCGACCTCGATGCGGCTGGTGTCACGATCGCGCTCGACGGCAACAAGGTGAAGCTCGGCGGGCGGGTCAAGGCCTGGCACGAACGCCAGGTGGCCGAACGCGCGGCCTGGGCTGCCCCCGGCGTGACCCATGTCGAAGACCACATCGTCGTGGCCTGA
- a CDS encoding NAD(P)H-dependent oxidoreductase, with protein MEPPQAVKQLVVLAHPSAQSFCSSIARRWQERAERNHQICELRDLYRDGFDPVLRATEQPGKIGFAPSADNVAECRRLQDTEVLVFVYPVWFGSPPAILKGYFERVVGCGTAFKEGEQAAKALANVRVVQIATSASSEPWLAEKGVKGALHTLYDQYIAEVFGAKEVLRLHLGMILEAMDSHYAASQLSRVDEFADRVCAAANAERWERAASGLGLRNPTLR; from the coding sequence ATGGAGCCGCCGCAGGCAGTGAAGCAGCTCGTCGTACTGGCACATCCCAGTGCCCAAAGTTTCTGTTCGTCAATCGCGCGGCGCTGGCAGGAACGCGCGGAGCGCAATCATCAGATCTGCGAACTCAGAGATCTCTATCGCGACGGTTTCGATCCGGTTCTTCGGGCCACCGAGCAACCGGGTAAGATCGGCTTCGCACCTAGCGCTGACAATGTCGCCGAATGCCGGCGCCTGCAGGACACAGAGGTTCTCGTCTTTGTCTATCCCGTCTGGTTCGGCTCGCCGCCTGCCATTCTCAAGGGTTATTTCGAACGCGTAGTCGGGTGCGGCACTGCATTCAAGGAAGGCGAACAGGCCGCGAAAGCCCTCGCCAACGTGCGCGTCGTGCAGATCGCAACGTCAGCCTCGAGCGAGCCCTGGCTCGCTGAGAAGGGTGTGAAGGGAGCACTTCACACGCTTTACGATCAGTACATTGCCGAGGTTTTCGGGGCCAAGGAAGTCCTGCGATTGCACCTGGGAATGATCTTGGAAGCGATGGACAGTCACTACGCCGCGTCGCAGCTCAGCCGGGTGGACGAATTCGCGGATCGTGTCTGCGCAGCTGCGAACGCAGAGCGTTGGGAGAGAGCGGCATCCGGTCTGGGGCTCCGGAATCCGACCCTGCGCTAG
- a CDS encoding NAD(P)-dependent alcohol dehydrogenase: MAARSSAAAIKKETIMSKMTAAVFVEPGRIVLDLKPIPEIGPLDALVRITTTTICGTDVHILKGEYPVAPGLTIGHEPVGVIEKLGSAVQGYREGQRVIAGAITPSGWSNASLDGCHSQCGAGTAHGWKPMGGWRFGNTIDGAQAQFLLVPDAMANLAPIPDDLTDEQVLMCPDIMSTGFAGAEAARIRIGDTVAIFAQGPIGLCATAGARLMGAAAIIGVESIGVRGEIARNMGADHIVDFTKVDPVSEILKLTGGRGVDVAIEALGRQETFEAALRVLRPGGTLSSLGVYSTDLRIPVDAFTAGLGDNKIITSLCPGGKERMRRLMATVAAGRFDPAALVTHRFVLNDIEAAYDLFSHQRDGVLKVAIRP; this comes from the coding sequence TTGGCGGCGCGCAGCAGCGCAGCCGCGATCAAGAAGGAAACCATTATGTCGAAGATGACAGCCGCCGTGTTCGTCGAGCCAGGACGTATCGTGCTGGACTTGAAGCCCATTCCGGAAATCGGCCCCCTCGATGCCCTGGTGCGCATCACGACGACCACGATATGCGGGACCGATGTCCACATTCTCAAGGGGGAGTATCCGGTCGCACCCGGCCTTACCATCGGTCACGAGCCCGTGGGGGTCATCGAAAAACTGGGATCGGCGGTTCAAGGCTACCGCGAAGGCCAGCGGGTGATCGCCGGCGCGATAACGCCCTCGGGCTGGTCCAACGCATCTCTCGACGGCTGCCATTCGCAATGCGGTGCCGGGACTGCTCATGGCTGGAAGCCGATGGGAGGATGGCGGTTCGGCAATACGATCGACGGCGCCCAGGCACAGTTTCTGCTCGTTCCGGATGCCATGGCCAATCTCGCCCCGATACCCGACGACTTGACGGACGAGCAGGTGTTGATGTGCCCCGACATCATGTCGACGGGCTTCGCGGGCGCCGAGGCGGCTCGCATACGCATCGGCGACACCGTGGCCATCTTCGCCCAAGGACCCATCGGGCTCTGTGCCACAGCGGGAGCGCGGCTGATGGGCGCGGCCGCGATAATCGGCGTGGAGTCCATCGGAGTGCGCGGCGAGATCGCCCGCAACATGGGGGCGGATCACATTGTCGATTTTACCAAAGTCGATCCCGTTTCCGAAATTCTGAAGCTGACAGGCGGGCGAGGCGTGGATGTCGCCATCGAGGCCCTGGGGCGGCAGGAAACCTTCGAGGCTGCTCTCCGCGTGCTGCGTCCCGGCGGAACGCTGTCATCGCTGGGCGTCTACTCGACCGATCTCAGGATACCGGTCGACGCCTTTACCGCCGGTCTCGGGGACAACAAGATCATCACGTCGCTCTGTCCCGGAGGCAAGGAACGCATGCGCCGCCTGATGGCGACCGTTGCCGCCGGGCGCTTCGATCCGGCTGCGCTCGTGACACACCGCTTTGTCCTCAACGACATCGAAGCCGCTTACGATCTGTTCTCGCATCAGCGGGACGGCGTGCTGAAGGTTGCCATCCGCCCGTGA
- a CDS encoding Hsp20/alpha crystallin family protein, whose protein sequence is MNDIFSTGRQPMRSASLLPPHPFGWLRGEIDRLFDDFGSSGPPRGIINLPSIDTMRPVADMKDEGGSYRLAMELPGIKQDAINIEYHDGVLTVSGEKKEETESKREGCILSERRFGSFRRQLALPSDVDAEGISATFSDGVLTLTLKKSEDVSTKPKKIAIGA, encoded by the coding sequence ATGAATGATATTTTCTCGACCGGCAGGCAGCCCATGCGCTCGGCTTCCCTGCTCCCGCCTCACCCGTTCGGGTGGCTGCGCGGAGAAATCGACCGGCTGTTCGACGATTTCGGATCCAGCGGTCCGCCGCGCGGCATCATCAATCTCCCCTCGATCGACACCATGCGGCCGGTCGCGGATATGAAGGACGAAGGCGGCTCCTATCGGCTTGCCATGGAGCTTCCCGGCATCAAGCAGGACGCCATCAACATCGAGTACCATGACGGCGTCCTGACCGTATCGGGGGAGAAGAAGGAAGAGACCGAAAGCAAACGCGAAGGTTGCATTCTCAGCGAGCGCCGTTTCGGCAGCTTTCGTCGGCAGCTCGCCCTTCCCAGCGATGTCGACGCCGAGGGCATCTCCGCGACGTTCAGCGACGGGGTGCTCACCCTGACGCTGAAGAAGAGCGAAGACGTCTCGACCAAGCCCAAGAAAATCGCCATCGGAGCCTGA
- a CDS encoding ATP-binding protein, with protein MTAIGEATRQGGQLTTELLANCAEQPKPVLFDLIDRLARLAPMLRVLADTEINLARACRSAQLFIRAVPADFDAALLELVSNAAAAGASSVTVRTRLCGSDVWLLVSDNGAGMSASTLQRARRGHDLGLAHGSGLARVRQFMTAGGGRALIRSCPGGGTSFALIFPAGAVAAPTSAMRPAFPAFEKPKALIHAPVRHPVAA; from the coding sequence TTGACCGCGATCGGCGAAGCGACCCGTCAGGGCGGGCAGTTGACCACGGAACTTCTGGCGAACTGCGCCGAGCAACCGAAACCAGTTCTATTCGACCTGATCGACCGGCTGGCAAGGCTCGCGCCGATGCTCCGCGTGCTCGCCGATACCGAAATCAATCTTGCCCGGGCCTGTCGCTCGGCCCAGCTCTTCATCCGCGCCGTTCCCGCCGATTTCGATGCGGCGCTCCTCGAACTGGTCTCGAATGCCGCTGCGGCCGGCGCCAGTTCGGTAACGGTCCGCACCCGCCTGTGCGGCAGCGATGTCTGGCTGCTGGTTTCCGACAATGGCGCGGGTATGTCCGCGTCCACGCTCCAACGCGCGCGCCGCGGTCACGACCTCGGTCTTGCCCATGGCAGCGGTCTTGCCCGGGTCCGCCAGTTCATGACGGCTGGTGGCGGGCGGGCTCTTATTCGCAGCTGTCCCGGCGGCGGGACATCCTTCGCCCTGATTTTTCCAGCCGGCGCGGTCGCCGCACCGACGTCCGCGATGCGACCGGCCTTTCCGGCGTTTGAAAAGCCGAAGGCGCTCATTCACGCGCCCGTCCGGCATCCGGTCGCGGCATGA
- a CDS encoding bifunctional acetate--CoA ligase family protein/GNAT family N-acetyltransferase, producing the protein MTIRNLAPLLRPRSLALIGASDRPGSLGNLVLENVLDAGFAGPISVVTLHPFERSGIHCVRSVDDLGEAPDLAIVMTPAPTVPEIIGQLGRRGTKCAVVLSSGLTRTSGLQQAMLDEARPHLLRVVGPNCLGIVSPRAKLDATFARAKSKRGRLALISQSGALITAMLDWADARGIGFSGIVSAGDMADVDLGDLIDLFATDPETDAILLYVEGVSDAAKFLSAARAAAILKPVVAIKAGRSPAAAKAAFSHTGALAGSDAVYRAAFERVGIVTVETLTELFDAAQTLCLCKGLRGDRLGIVTNGGGAGILAVDALALARGRLPELSAATLASLDAVLPREWSRANPVDLIGDGGPARYAAAIPPMLCDDNIDALLVMNCPTGRATSAAFAAATVGAVDAARCEGRVKPVLACWLGDTNAAEAQGAMEQAGIPLFSAPEDAIAGFSDLLRARRARSDLTDRPAASREVKRDLERARRVLANVRGQGRTQLTALETKELLTAYGIVVAESRFVADASAVEAACRSLKPPFVVKIASPNLSHKSDVGGVVLGLGTAAAAAAAAREMAARLARERPAALIAGFVIEEMIERRDAFELLAGIASDEAFGPLVLIGSGGTAVEIVADKALSLAPIDHADALALIDRTAIAKRLKGYRNVRACDLDAVAAVLDALSAMTVDLPDILELDINPLLANYDGVIALDARVCLSPQPVANPRHAITPVPMNWSADLVTRDGVAIHVRPVRADDEALLAEFFKHVSPEDLRFRFLSGVSEVGHDKLAMMTRVDYRRTMTFLAFGTDPGTVIATAMLAAEPDRSKAEIALTTRADARKSGVSWTLFEHVLRYARAEKIAKIEAIEYADHDAAIRMEQELGFVIESDPEDPTLRIATRSL; encoded by the coding sequence ATGACGATCCGCAATCTGGCGCCCTTGCTGCGCCCCCGCAGTCTTGCCCTCATCGGTGCCTCGGACCGTCCGGGAAGTCTTGGGAATCTCGTTCTGGAGAACGTCCTCGACGCCGGATTCGCCGGTCCGATTTCGGTCGTAACGCTTCACCCTTTCGAACGCTCGGGCATTCACTGCGTCAGATCGGTCGATGATCTCGGCGAGGCACCCGATCTGGCGATCGTCATGACGCCGGCTCCCACCGTCCCGGAGATCATCGGACAACTTGGCCGCCGCGGAACGAAGTGCGCGGTCGTCTTATCGAGCGGGCTGACCAGGACCAGCGGACTGCAACAGGCCATGCTCGACGAGGCGCGGCCGCACCTGCTGCGCGTCGTCGGCCCGAACTGCCTGGGCATCGTGTCTCCGCGCGCGAAGCTCGATGCGACCTTCGCCCGGGCGAAATCGAAGCGCGGCCGCCTCGCGCTTATTTCCCAAAGCGGCGCGCTCATCACGGCGATGCTCGACTGGGCCGACGCGCGCGGCATCGGCTTTTCCGGGATCGTATCGGCGGGCGACATGGCCGATGTCGACCTCGGGGATCTCATAGATCTGTTTGCGACCGACCCTGAAACCGATGCGATCCTGCTTTACGTGGAAGGCGTGAGCGATGCGGCGAAATTCCTCTCCGCGGCGCGCGCTGCCGCAATTCTCAAGCCCGTCGTCGCCATCAAGGCGGGCCGATCTCCCGCAGCAGCCAAGGCGGCTTTCTCGCATACCGGCGCGCTGGCCGGATCGGACGCGGTCTATCGTGCAGCATTCGAGCGGGTCGGCATCGTCACGGTCGAAACGCTGACGGAACTCTTCGACGCCGCCCAGACGCTGTGCCTGTGCAAGGGACTGCGCGGCGATCGCCTCGGCATCGTGACCAACGGCGGCGGCGCCGGCATCCTAGCGGTCGACGCGCTTGCCCTGGCCAGAGGACGGCTGCCCGAATTGAGCGCCGCGACGCTCGCCTCGCTCGACGCAGTATTGCCGCGCGAATGGTCCCGGGCGAATCCGGTCGACCTTATCGGCGATGGCGGGCCTGCTCGCTATGCTGCTGCCATTCCGCCCATGCTGTGCGATGACAATATCGACGCGCTACTGGTCATGAACTGCCCGACCGGCCGGGCCACGTCTGCAGCGTTTGCCGCGGCAACGGTGGGCGCGGTGGACGCGGCGAGATGCGAAGGGCGGGTCAAGCCCGTCCTCGCCTGCTGGCTGGGCGATACGAACGCCGCGGAGGCGCAAGGCGCGATGGAGCAGGCCGGGATACCGCTCTTTTCCGCGCCCGAGGATGCAATCGCCGGCTTCAGCGATCTGCTCAGGGCCCGCAGGGCGCGGAGCGATCTTACCGACCGTCCGGCCGCCTCGCGCGAAGTCAAACGCGACCTCGAACGCGCCAGGCGCGTTCTTGCAAACGTGCGCGGCCAGGGCCGCACGCAGCTTACGGCGCTCGAGACCAAGGAACTTCTTACCGCCTATGGCATCGTCGTCGCGGAGAGCCGTTTCGTGGCCGATGCCAGTGCGGTGGAAGCCGCATGCCGGTCGCTGAAGCCGCCGTTCGTGGTGAAGATTGCCTCGCCAAACCTGTCGCACAAGTCAGATGTCGGCGGCGTCGTCCTCGGGCTTGGCACTGCAGCCGCCGCGGCAGCAGCTGCCCGCGAAATGGCGGCCAGGCTCGCGCGGGAACGGCCGGCGGCCCTGATCGCTGGTTTCGTGATCGAGGAGATGATCGAACGCCGCGATGCGTTCGAGCTGTTGGCGGGGATCGCCAGCGACGAGGCCTTCGGTCCGCTGGTTCTGATTGGTTCCGGCGGGACGGCAGTCGAGATCGTCGCCGACAAAGCGCTGAGCCTCGCGCCGATCGATCATGCCGACGCCCTTGCGCTCATTGACCGGACAGCGATCGCAAAACGACTGAAGGGATACCGGAACGTGCGGGCCTGCGATCTCGACGCCGTGGCCGCGGTTCTCGATGCGCTGAGCGCGATGACGGTCGATCTTCCAGACATTCTCGAGCTCGATATCAATCCCCTCCTCGCGAACTACGATGGCGTCATCGCGCTCGACGCGCGGGTATGCCTCTCGCCCCAGCCGGTCGCCAATCCTAGGCACGCGATCACGCCGGTTCCGATGAACTGGTCGGCAGATCTCGTGACGCGAGACGGCGTTGCCATTCACGTGCGCCCGGTTCGGGCGGACGATGAAGCTCTGCTGGCCGAGTTCTTCAAGCACGTTTCGCCGGAGGATCTTCGCTTCCGGTTCCTGTCCGGCGTCAGCGAGGTCGGGCACGACAAATTGGCAATGATGACGCGCGTCGACTATCGCCGCACCATGACCTTTCTGGCATTCGGCACCGATCCTGGCACGGTGATAGCGACTGCCATGCTCGCTGCTGAGCCGGACCGCAGCAAAGCCGAAATCGCGCTCACCACTCGCGCGGACGCGAGAAAAAGCGGCGTAAGCTGGACCTTGTTCGAACATGTCCTGCGCTACGCCCGGGCGGAGAAAATCGCGAAGATCGAAGCGATTGAGTATGCCGATCACGACGCCGCGATCAGAATGGAACAGGAACTCGGTTTCGTAATCGAGAGCGATCCTGAGGATCCCACGCTTCGCATTGCCACGCGCTCGCTCTGA
- a CDS encoding PAS domain-containing sensor histidine kinase — MPAWERSAALRYIEAAVFVLLLLGVRLLVDPWWGAGAGFELFGLAVLASTLRCGTAPAIFSALFSTAIGLLLASRDGLDVTDLTQSAVFLLTAAGIIVLGSAAASLHNRGIATGEEAARLAEELGLLIDGARGYAIYMLDTAGRVTLWNSGAERLTGWPEEEVIGKHFSLFFPDDAVARGEPAFVLSTAAAEGQFDEEGWRFRKDGSEFLAAITVTALQHGDGTLRGFAKVVCDVTQRRAGEEQLRVRENLLTSVLSTVPDAMVVIDESGLIMSFSAAAQVLFGYSEADTIGRNVSMLMPSPDRERHDAYVRRYLDTGEKRIIGIGRIVYGERKDGTTFPMELSIGEAVTGTERLFTGFIRDLTERRQTEERLESLQSELIHVSRVSAMGTMASTIAHELNQPIAAIANYAESVRDMLADPAQDDFALMREALDETAKEALRAGHIVRRLRDFVARGEVEKTIEALPALINEASVLGLMAARERGVDVQFDLDPYASPVFVDKVQIQQVVINLIRNACEAMTGGATRRLTVRTRNDAPGFVRVSVADTGPGIAPEVADQLFTAFVTTKSEGMGLGLSICRTIVEANGGRIWMEPREGGGTVFNFTLQREQTEGA, encoded by the coding sequence ATGCCTGCGTGGGAACGCTCGGCTGCACTGCGTTATATCGAGGCAGCAGTGTTCGTACTGCTGTTGCTGGGCGTTCGCCTGCTCGTCGATCCGTGGTGGGGCGCAGGCGCCGGGTTCGAACTGTTCGGACTGGCCGTCCTGGCATCGACCCTTCGCTGCGGAACGGCCCCGGCCATTTTCTCGGCACTGTTTTCCACCGCGATCGGTCTGTTGCTCGCGAGCCGGGACGGGCTCGACGTAACCGACCTGACCCAATCGGCCGTGTTTCTGCTGACCGCAGCTGGCATCATCGTTCTTGGAAGCGCGGCAGCGTCCCTGCACAACCGGGGAATTGCGACCGGTGAGGAAGCTGCCCGCCTGGCCGAAGAACTCGGCCTCCTGATAGATGGCGCGCGAGGCTACGCCATCTATATGCTCGATACCGCAGGCCGAGTGACGCTTTGGAACAGCGGAGCCGAGCGGTTGACCGGCTGGCCGGAAGAGGAAGTCATCGGCAAGCATTTCTCGCTGTTCTTTCCGGACGATGCGGTCGCCCGCGGCGAGCCGGCGTTCGTCCTGTCGACCGCGGCCGCAGAAGGACAGTTCGACGAAGAAGGTTGGCGCTTCCGCAAGGATGGCTCCGAGTTCCTCGCTGCGATTACTGTGACCGCGCTCCAACATGGCGATGGGACCTTGCGCGGCTTTGCGAAGGTCGTTTGCGACGTGACGCAGCGGCGGGCCGGTGAGGAGCAACTGCGCGTCCGCGAGAACCTCCTGACGAGCGTGCTTTCTACGGTTCCGGACGCAATGGTGGTGATCGACGAGAGCGGGCTCATCATGTCCTTCAGCGCCGCGGCGCAAGTGCTGTTCGGCTACAGCGAAGCCGATACGATCGGGCGCAATGTCAGCATGCTCATGCCTTCGCCCGATCGCGAGCGCCACGACGCTTATGTCCGGCGGTATCTCGATACGGGGGAAAAGCGGATTATCGGGATCGGCCGCATCGTCTACGGCGAGCGCAAGGACGGCACGACCTTTCCGATGGAACTATCGATCGGCGAGGCCGTCACGGGCACCGAGCGACTCTTCACCGGCTTCATCCGCGATCTGACCGAACGCCGCCAAACCGAGGAACGCCTCGAATCCCTCCAGTCCGAGCTGATCCACGTATCCCGAGTCAGCGCGATGGGGACGATGGCCTCGACGATCGCGCACGAGCTCAATCAGCCGATCGCTGCAATCGCGAACTATGCGGAATCCGTGCGCGACATGCTGGCAGATCCTGCGCAGGACGACTTTGCTCTCATGCGCGAAGCCTTGGACGAGACCGCGAAGGAGGCCCTGCGCGCCGGGCACATCGTTCGCCGCCTACGAGACTTCGTCGCCCGCGGCGAGGTCGAAAAGACGATCGAGGCCTTGCCCGCTCTCATCAACGAAGCTTCCGTACTGGGGCTCATGGCCGCACGCGAGCGCGGCGTCGACGTGCAATTCGATCTCGACCCCTATGCTTCGCCGGTATTCGTCGACAAGGTTCAGATCCAGCAGGTGGTCATCAACCTGATACGCAATGCCTGCGAGGCGATGACTGGCGGGGCCACGCGCCGCCTTACCGTCCGCACGCGAAACGATGCGCCGGGTTTCGTTCGGGTCTCCGTGGCCGATACCGGACCCGGCATCGCGCCCGAAGTCGCGGACCAGCTTTTCACCGCTTTCGTCACGACGAAAAGCGAAGGCATGGGCCTCGGCCTCTCGATCTGCCGCACGATAGTCGAGGCGAACGGGGGACGGATCTGGATGGAGCCGCGCGAAGGCGGCGGCACGGTGTTCAATTTTACCCTGCAGAGAGAGCAGACGGAAGGTGCGTGA